Proteins co-encoded in one Paraburkholderia edwinii genomic window:
- a CDS encoding DUF6884 domain-containing protein, producing MNTAAEFYLVSCVAGKRSHAVPAKDLYLSEWFQRARSYVERAGKPWFILSAQHGLLAPDMIVDPYEQTLNTMDVHSRRKWAKSTQAQMETMLPAASRCLMLAGARYREFLMPYLMSRFETSVPMQGLAIGKQLQWLGPRLTPAGTAN from the coding sequence TTGAACACAGCGGCAGAGTTTTATCTGGTGTCTTGTGTTGCCGGGAAGCGGTCGCACGCTGTTCCGGCCAAAGACCTGTACCTGTCCGAGTGGTTTCAGCGCGCCCGCTCCTATGTCGAGCGGGCCGGCAAGCCGTGGTTCATCCTGTCGGCTCAACACGGCCTGCTCGCACCCGACATGATCGTCGATCCATACGAGCAGACGCTGAATACGATGGATGTGCACTCGCGGCGCAAGTGGGCCAAGAGCACGCAGGCCCAGATGGAAACGATGTTGCCGGCGGCGTCGCGGTGCCTGATGCTGGCCGGCGCGCGCTACCGCGAATTCTTGATGCCGTATTTGATGTCCAGATTCGAGACGAGCGTGCCAATGCAGGGCCTTGCGATCGGCAAACAGTTGCAGTGGCTCGGACCACGACTCACGCCCGCAGGCACGGCGAACTGA
- a CDS encoding AbiJ-NTD4 domain-containing protein, whose amino-acid sequence MFESVGQKESALFVQAYRIVNEQIWKYYGHDDKVNESVKTIWTGIHDRLTMEIGIKELSPKFYSYQTEWMGKPQMNSGWYDMNIVVENWLNFKFTDTLDPDMFVKRRLSFVELAFRTREEQVAKANAELPAQLAAAEMRNRISQRPMTLPGNYADSIRAINEGLNSTFASNVQELNERLKQAGMPLHYHNGYLQITQDEQLQEQVEQPFWLLVKDAPWKNVSIDMAEAIDRRDTGGRDPSFYAAKALESTIKIICELKNWSSGNEKSVSDFLNHLESKANGAFIESWERQSMQRFYSDVRNDLGHGPGPKDMPNLTSQQIDQTIEFCMSWVKSLIKRL is encoded by the coding sequence ATGTTCGAAAGCGTCGGACAGAAGGAATCTGCACTTTTTGTTCAGGCATATAGAATCGTCAACGAGCAGATTTGGAAATACTACGGGCACGACGATAAGGTCAATGAGAGCGTTAAGACGATCTGGACTGGTATCCATGACCGCCTGACAATGGAGATCGGGATCAAGGAGCTTTCACCGAAATTCTACTCCTACCAGACCGAGTGGATGGGAAAGCCTCAAATGAACTCGGGTTGGTACGACATGAACATCGTGGTCGAGAACTGGTTGAACTTCAAATTCACTGACACCCTTGACCCCGACATGTTCGTCAAGCGTCGCCTTAGCTTCGTCGAGTTGGCCTTCCGCACGCGAGAGGAGCAAGTAGCTAAGGCGAACGCTGAGTTGCCAGCGCAGTTGGCCGCGGCCGAAATGCGAAACAGAATATCCCAGAGACCGATGACTCTCCCCGGCAACTATGCCGACAGCATACGAGCCATTAACGAAGGCCTGAATAGCACGTTCGCATCGAACGTGCAGGAGTTGAACGAGCGCCTGAAGCAAGCCGGTATGCCACTGCACTACCATAACGGGTACTTGCAGATTACACAGGACGAGCAGCTTCAAGAACAAGTCGAGCAACCATTCTGGCTGCTGGTAAAAGACGCTCCATGGAAGAACGTCAGCATTGACATGGCCGAGGCGATCGATCGTCGAGACACCGGCGGCCGCGATCCATCGTTCTATGCCGCCAAAGCACTTGAAAGCACAATCAAGATTATTTGCGAACTCAAGAACTGGTCTAGCGGCAATGAAAAAAGTGTGTCCGACTTCCTGAATCATCTTGAGAGCAAGGCTAACGGCGCATTCATCGAGAGCTGGGAACGGCAATCAATGCAGCGGTTTTACAGCGACGTTCGAAACGACTTGGGGCATGGCCCCGGCCCCAAGGACATGCCAAATCTCACTTCGCAGCAGATAGATCAAACCATCGAATTCTGCATGTCGTGGGTCAAGAGCTTGATTAAGCGACTGTAG
- a CDS encoding AlbA family DNA-binding domain-containing protein translates to MICDGATAFSAEPFEKEIMVAEMGNPRIKALVERPTESLAVEIKTWIEPDSVEGKVKLVRAMLALRNANGGYLLIGFDDKTLAPDLDRLPADVKSAFHPDKIYALVARFASEIFDVTVEFAERDAVLFPVIVIPAGVRTPVVAKSDLMMPDGSKAVTEGDIYVRTLNANRRPSSARAHWKDWPALMDICFDNREADIGRFVRRHLSGLTKDGVKLFLGAMGEDNAGTPAQQGRLQELLDDGKSRFLKNVAERSLSLPKTGYWEVALYLDGSVPDQKIGIFLDLLRSSNPEYNGWPVWLVSNDFGNEADRPRITDEAWEALIALPNGRHTDFERFDPKGNFYHLRALFDDLQLTDYSPTPGVAFDYALPIYDCAEAIAVGLAFAKAMGCQEDDCTLEFAFRWSGLRGRELISWYSRSGIISPGRTAHQDTITLYQSVPLSTPLSAIGGLLAKTLPPLYALFKGFELSSKVIEDKSTQLVERKANF, encoded by the coding sequence GTGATTTGTGACGGCGCAACCGCATTCAGCGCCGAGCCTTTCGAAAAGGAGATTATGGTGGCGGAAATGGGCAACCCCCGGATCAAGGCACTCGTCGAGCGCCCGACTGAAAGTCTCGCGGTCGAAATCAAGACATGGATTGAGCCTGACTCGGTCGAAGGGAAGGTGAAGCTTGTCCGTGCCATGCTGGCATTGCGCAACGCGAACGGCGGCTACCTGTTGATCGGCTTTGATGATAAGACATTGGCGCCGGACTTGGACCGCCTTCCCGCAGATGTGAAAAGTGCGTTCCATCCTGACAAGATTTATGCATTGGTCGCACGGTTTGCATCGGAGATCTTCGACGTCACGGTCGAGTTTGCCGAGAGAGACGCCGTGTTATTTCCGGTGATCGTGATACCGGCAGGTGTCCGGACGCCGGTTGTGGCGAAGTCTGACCTAATGATGCCGGACGGGAGCAAGGCGGTGACAGAGGGCGACATCTATGTCCGGACGTTGAATGCGAATCGACGGCCTAGCAGCGCTAGAGCGCACTGGAAAGATTGGCCAGCGCTTATGGACATCTGCTTTGATAATCGCGAAGCTGACATTGGCCGCTTTGTACGGCGCCACTTGAGCGGTCTCACCAAAGATGGCGTAAAGCTGTTCTTGGGCGCGATGGGCGAAGACAATGCTGGAACGCCGGCCCAGCAGGGTCGCTTGCAGGAGCTGCTAGACGACGGAAAGTCGAGATTTTTGAAGAACGTTGCAGAACGGTCTCTAAGTCTGCCGAAGACTGGGTACTGGGAGGTCGCCCTGTACCTAGACGGCTCGGTGCCGGACCAAAAAATCGGTATCTTTCTGGATCTGTTGAGATCAAGCAATCCCGAGTACAACGGCTGGCCGGTTTGGCTCGTGAGCAATGATTTCGGCAACGAGGCCGATCGCCCGCGTATAACTGATGAGGCTTGGGAAGCACTGATCGCACTTCCGAACGGTCGTCACACAGACTTCGAGCGGTTCGACCCGAAGGGCAATTTCTACCATTTGCGTGCGTTGTTCGATGACCTGCAACTGACGGACTACAGCCCGACGCCGGGCGTTGCCTTCGATTACGCGTTACCTATCTACGACTGCGCGGAAGCCATCGCCGTGGGGCTAGCCTTCGCCAAGGCGATGGGATGTCAAGAGGACGACTGCACGCTCGAATTCGCCTTTCGTTGGTCCGGCCTTCGCGGTCGTGAGTTGATCTCCTGGTACAGCCGCAGTGGAATTATCTCACCGGGCAGAACGGCTCATCAGGATACCATCACGCTTTATCAGTCTGTGCCCTTGAGTACGCCGCTCTCGGCAATTGGTGGGCTACTGGCTAAAACTTTACCGCCCCTGTATGCGCTCTTCAAAGGTTTCGAACTGAGCTCGAAGGTCATCGAAGACAAGTCGACTCAACTTGTGGAGCGCAAAGCGAACTTTTGA
- a CDS encoding DUF29 family protein, which yields MTSYDDDVIAWADEQAGLLRAGKFADIDMERIIRLIEGEGTKAVGSFYGDLLLVLRHLLKWKYCPEERTRKLRSLIVTRRREALEALTRTPSLSKWLTDESFWHEIWEGEHLRHKDRITASRAPTWSPKAILDEAFFPD from the coding sequence ATGACCAGTTACGATGACGACGTGATCGCATGGGCAGATGAACAGGCCGGGCTGCTTCGCGCCGGCAAGTTCGCCGACATTGATATGGAACGTATCATCCGGCTCATTGAAGGCGAAGGCACTAAAGCAGTAGGTAGCTTTTACGGAGACCTATTGCTCGTGCTGCGGCACCTCCTGAAATGGAAATATTGTCCGGAAGAGCGTACCCGGAAGCTGCGGTCGTTGATCGTCACACGCCGCAGGGAGGCTCTTGAAGCACTAACTCGCACCCCGAGCCTCTCGAAATGGCTGACCGACGAATCGTTTTGGCATGAGATATGGGAAGGCGAGCATCTGCGGCACAAGGACCGTATCACCGCGAGCCGCGCGCCCACATGGTCTCCCAAAGCCATACTAGACGAAGCTTTCTTCCCAGACTAA
- a CDS encoding 3'-5' exoribonuclease yields MGELVEATKLRHGDMTVRFFLDTEFTHFIDLQLISIGIVGEDGSDFYGELSDYNRAACSEFVRAAVLPQLGQFPGRAMAFAQLSREVVTWLSRIPVESGPILCYDYADDFALLCDLIDGPLLDGWAHENIRARLDYERQEAYFREYGGRHHALYDARANAFAFRGEANG; encoded by the coding sequence ATGGGTGAATTGGTCGAGGCAACAAAACTAAGGCATGGAGATATGACGGTGCGATTCTTCCTGGACACCGAGTTCACCCACTTCATCGACCTTCAGCTCATCAGTATCGGAATCGTGGGCGAAGACGGATCCGATTTTTACGGCGAACTGAGCGACTACAATCGCGCTGCATGTTCGGAGTTCGTGCGCGCAGCTGTACTCCCCCAGCTCGGGCAATTCCCAGGGCGGGCAATGGCCTTCGCGCAACTCAGCCGCGAAGTCGTGACCTGGTTATCTCGAATTCCGGTCGAGTCCGGCCCGATCCTTTGCTACGACTATGCCGACGATTTCGCGCTACTGTGTGATCTGATCGATGGACCGCTGCTGGATGGCTGGGCGCACGAGAACATCCGCGCACGGCTCGACTACGAGCGGCAAGAAGCGTACTTTCGCGAGTACGGCGGCCGACACCATGCGCTGTACGACGCGCGGGCCAACGCCTTTGCATTCAGAGGGGAAGCAAATGGATGA
- the pilV gene encoding shufflon system plasmid conjugative transfer pilus tip adhesin PilV, translating to MDEILGALFAMLVTMMYLPTIMHGIANARQTQTDVTTAQQQQQWASAVGNYVSQNMTALEASATAATPVTLSVATLQAANAGLPTNFSVTNPFSQTWTAQVLQPTAGTLQVLAFSSGGNVIKDQELGQIARAAGGSGGFIPTNNSGAYSGGPATAYGTFGSWKIATAGYSVGSGGAPASLLVFTNGALSSNYLYRNAVPGQPQLNEMNTALNMGGNAISNANGVITAGGSNAQSLQVGSAVYYGDPNNAAVRTNGTLFIQNLLGTAAAPLVAGATTVEGNAAVTGNTTVNGTVVAGADVDVSGNTFTAGNATVTQNFSAGGQITAGGFVQVNGFAVQGAGCAPNGLIGNSGAGPLFCQSGVWTAVNGGGAYVNAFGFVGDSGFIPNGSGKTQWVMASGGDGGNNSCQLSGNVSGVGGVANHSDNNTSLAKACFISFPVPPGASWQVTSAPWDAPPGSFTAFVYQ from the coding sequence GTGGATGAGATCCTCGGGGCACTCTTCGCAATGCTCGTCACCATGATGTATCTGCCGACGATCATGCACGGCATTGCGAACGCCCGTCAGACGCAGACCGACGTCACTACGGCTCAGCAGCAGCAGCAGTGGGCGTCGGCCGTCGGGAACTACGTGAGCCAGAACATGACGGCCCTCGAGGCGAGCGCGACGGCCGCAACGCCCGTAACGCTGTCGGTTGCGACACTGCAAGCCGCAAACGCGGGTCTGCCAACGAACTTTTCGGTCACGAATCCGTTCAGCCAGACGTGGACGGCGCAGGTGCTGCAGCCGACGGCCGGCACGCTGCAGGTACTGGCATTCAGTAGCGGCGGGAACGTGATCAAAGATCAGGAACTCGGACAGATCGCGCGTGCGGCCGGTGGTTCGGGTGGTTTCATCCCGACGAACAACTCAGGCGCGTATTCAGGCGGGCCGGCGACCGCGTATGGCACGTTCGGCTCGTGGAAGATCGCGACGGCCGGTTACTCGGTAGGCTCCGGCGGCGCACCCGCATCGCTGCTGGTCTTTACGAACGGGGCACTGTCGAGCAACTACCTGTACCGCAACGCCGTTCCCGGTCAGCCTCAGTTAAACGAAATGAACACGGCCCTCAACATGGGCGGCAACGCTATTAGTAACGCGAACGGGGTCATCACTGCGGGCGGAAGCAATGCGCAGTCGCTTCAAGTTGGCTCGGCGGTGTATTACGGCGATCCGAATAACGCCGCCGTTCGGACAAACGGGACACTTTTTATCCAGAATTTGCTTGGTACCGCGGCCGCGCCGCTGGTTGCTGGCGCGACGACAGTAGAAGGAAACGCTGCCGTGACCGGTAACACGACCGTGAACGGAACGGTTGTCGCCGGAGCTGACGTCGATGTCAGCGGCAACACCTTCACGGCTGGAAACGCCACAGTTACACAGAATTTCTCTGCCGGGGGACAGATTACCGCCGGCGGTTTCGTTCAGGTTAATGGCTTTGCTGTACAAGGTGCCGGTTGCGCTCCCAATGGACTTATCGGCAATTCCGGTGCGGGTCCGCTATTTTGCCAATCCGGTGTGTGGACGGCAGTCAACGGAGGCGGAGCATATGTGAACGCTTTTGGCTTCGTCGGCGACAGCGGTTTCATACCGAATGGTTCCGGCAAAACGCAATGGGTTATGGCCTCCGGGGGCGACGGAGGCAACAACTCCTGCCAGTTGTCAGGGAATGTTAGTGGGGTCGGCGGGGTCGCAAATCACTCGGACAACAACACCAGTCTTGCAAAGGCGTGTTTCATCTCTTTCCCGGTTCCCCCTGGAGCAAGTTGGCAAGTCACGTCGGCTCCTTGGGACGCACCCCCTGGAAGTTTTACTGCCTTCGTCTATCAATGA
- a CDS encoding division plane positioning ATPase MipZ: MILLVAAEKGGVGKSTIATNLGVHLVHCGADVVLLDTDGQATAARFIERRDEAGMTPTIPCVQRIGEVSSTLRDLVRRYQVVIVDAGGRDSREMRSAMSVANLLLVPTRASQADLETLPKVNELIGLARGLNPELKAVAVLSMAPSNPVIREVENAKELLAQFDQLSLADTVIRDRKVYRDALLAGKGVTELDNGQARAEIQLLAGEFFDLS; encoded by the coding sequence ATGATCCTGCTGGTCGCAGCAGAAAAAGGCGGAGTCGGCAAATCGACGATTGCCACCAATCTCGGTGTGCATCTAGTCCATTGTGGCGCTGACGTTGTTCTGCTTGACACCGACGGCCAAGCTACCGCTGCTCGATTCATCGAGCGGCGCGATGAAGCCGGCATGACACCCACGATTCCCTGCGTCCAGCGCATAGGCGAGGTCAGCTCCACGCTGCGCGACCTTGTGCGACGCTATCAGGTTGTCATCGTGGATGCCGGCGGCCGCGACTCGCGCGAAATGCGGTCAGCAATGTCAGTGGCAAACCTGCTGCTCGTACCCACCCGGGCCAGCCAAGCGGACCTCGAAACCCTGCCCAAGGTCAATGAGCTCATCGGCCTTGCACGGGGCCTGAATCCGGAGCTGAAGGCCGTCGCGGTCCTCTCAATGGCACCGTCCAACCCGGTCATCCGGGAGGTCGAGAACGCCAAGGAGCTGCTCGCCCAATTCGACCAACTCTCACTAGCAGACACAGTGATCCGCGACCGGAAGGTCTACCGCGATGCGCTGCTCGCCGGCAAGGGTGTGACCGAACTCGACAACGGTCAGGCACGAGCGGAGATCCAGCTATTGGCCGGCGAATTTTTCGATCTCAGCTAA
- a CDS encoding site-specific integrase, whose amino-acid sequence MDRGGFVDRKDAEMTSFDDLLKRYAEEISPKKKGGDGEILRIRKLRKDKLAAYKVSELTSKVMSDYRDRRLAGDPKSKPVTGSTVNRELTLIGHVLTVALKDWGIPVEVNPVSKMRRPKENRARSRRLSVDEEKRLLTELAPSPRDGSGRFEPGGCRNQWVLPVVIIAIETAMRRSEILALRWDDVFLDDRYVRLHDSKNGEPRDVPLSTTAAATLSTLSRALDGRVFPITGEALKKAFTRACERANLENLHFHDLRHEATSRLATRLGNILELSAVTGHKTVQMLKRYYHPRATDLARKLG is encoded by the coding sequence ATGGATCGCGGTGGCTTCGTCGATCGCAAAGACGCGGAGATGACCAGCTTCGACGATCTGCTCAAGCGATATGCCGAAGAAATCTCGCCCAAGAAGAAAGGCGGTGACGGCGAAATCCTCCGCATCCGCAAACTACGCAAAGACAAGCTCGCCGCATACAAGGTATCGGAGCTGACCAGCAAGGTCATGTCCGACTACCGCGATCGCCGGCTCGCTGGAGACCCCAAGAGCAAGCCCGTTACAGGTTCCACAGTCAACCGAGAGCTTACGCTGATCGGCCACGTGCTCACCGTTGCCCTCAAGGACTGGGGCATACCCGTTGAGGTAAATCCCGTCTCGAAGATGCGCCGCCCAAAGGAAAACCGTGCCCGCTCCCGCCGCCTCTCCGTGGACGAAGAAAAGCGGTTGCTGACGGAGCTGGCCCCTAGCCCCCGCGACGGAAGCGGACGCTTCGAGCCTGGCGGCTGCCGTAACCAGTGGGTTCTACCGGTCGTCATCATTGCGATTGAGACAGCCATGCGCCGTAGCGAAATCCTTGCTCTGCGCTGGGACGACGTATTCCTTGACGACCGATACGTCCGTCTGCACGACAGCAAGAACGGGGAACCGCGCGACGTACCGCTATCGACCACGGCAGCGGCCACGCTATCTACGCTATCGCGTGCCCTGGACGGCCGAGTGTTCCCAATCACCGGCGAAGCACTCAAAAAGGCATTCACGCGGGCCTGCGAACGAGCCAACCTTGAAAATTTACATTTTCATGATCTGCGTCATGAGGCCACCTCGCGCCTCGCAACTCGGCTCGGCAACATTCTCGAGCTATCCGCCGTGACCGGACACAAAACTGTCCAGATGCTGAAGCGCTACTACCACCCACGCGCGACCGACCTCGCACGGAAGCTCGGCTAG